From Deltaproteobacteria bacterium, one genomic window encodes:
- the plsX gene encoding phosphate acyltransferase PlsX yields MKIAVDAMGGDYGPEPIVAGAVQAAREGVGIILAGDTDSVNRELSNHDTSGLDITVRHSTEVIGMEESPVQAVRKKKNSSLRVCFDAVKEGAASAVVSAGNSGAAMAAAMFLMKRVEGVERPAIAVCMPTMKNPAVVLDAGGNVDCKPIHMVHFAIMGDVYAKYVLNETKPRIGLLSNGSEEGKGNDLTRATHELLKKTSLNYIGYVEGKDIYKGDIDVVVTDGFVGNVVLKLSEGLVEAVVSMLKKEIMSSFIAKIGYVLAKGAFKKLKKKIDYAEYGGAPLLGIDGVCFISHGASNAKAIKNAILKAREFVDGKVNEHLTEEIEENKDLVVAGEEAAV; encoded by the coding sequence ATGAAGATTGCCGTTGATGCCATGGGCGGGGATTACGGGCCAGAGCCTATCGTAGCCGGAGCTGTACAGGCCGCGCGCGAAGGGGTTGGCATAATACTCGCCGGTGATACCGATTCAGTTAACCGCGAACTCTCGAATCACGACACATCGGGCCTCGATATAACTGTCAGGCACTCGACCGAAGTAATCGGTATGGAGGAGAGCCCTGTCCAGGCCGTGAGAAAGAAAAAGAACTCTTCGCTTCGCGTGTGTTTCGACGCAGTGAAGGAAGGCGCTGCCTCTGCCGTAGTAAGTGCCGGTAATAGCGGCGCCGCAATGGCCGCTGCAATGTTCCTTATGAAGAGGGTCGAGGGGGTCGAGCGGCCTGCCATAGCCGTTTGCATGCCGACTATGAAGAACCCGGCTGTAGTGCTCGATGCAGGCGGAAACGTGGACTGTAAGCCCATACACATGGTGCACTTCGCCATCATGGGCGATGTCTACGCCAAGTACGTGCTTAACGAAACCAAGCCCAGAATAGGGCTTCTCTCCAACGGCTCGGAGGAGGGTAAGGGTAACGACCTCACGAGGGCAACGCACGAGCTTCTAAAAAAGACCTCGTTAAATTACATCGGCTACGTCGAAGGTAAGGATATCTACAAGGGCGATATCGACGTGGTCGTGACCGACGGTTTTGTAGGTAACGTCGTTTTGAAGCTCAGTGAAGGGCTTGTCGAGGCCGTTGTCTCGATGCTTAAGAAGGAAATCATGTCGAGCTTCATAGCCAAGATAGGCTACGTGCTTGCCAAAGGCGCTTTCAAGAAATTAAAAAAGAAGATAGATTACGCCGAGTACGGCGGCGCTCCGCTTCTTGGCATAGACGGCGTATGCTTCATAAGCCACGGCGCATCGAATGCAAAGGCCATAAAGAACGCCATCCTCAAGGCAAGGGAGTTCGTCGACGGCAAAGTAAACGAGCACCTTACCGAAGAGATAGAGGAAAACAAGGATCTCGTAGTTGCCGGCGAAGAGGCGGCCGTATAA
- the rpmF gene encoding 50S ribosomal protein L32, with protein MPNPKKRHSRSKRGRRRSHDALTAPATNLCPQCGEPRRPHHVCMKCGSYKGRTALKVEESV; from the coding sequence ATGCCAAATCCAAAGAAACGCCATTCCAGGTCCAAGAGGGGAAGAAGGAGAAGCCACGACGCTCTGACAGCCCCCGCCACCAACCTCTGTCCGCAGTGCGGCGAGCCAAGAAGGCCGCATCACGTGTGCATGAAGTGCGGCTCATATAAGGGAAGGACGGCGCTAAAGGTTGAGGAGAGCGTATAA
- a CDS encoding DUF177 domain-containing protein, whose amino-acid sequence MKIKVEDINAEGLVLDETFEPSRFTAVLEGTDVELQVPLKATLELRRMGPLIEVNGSIETTGAAALCSRCLKKYSFDVKAVFRSRLIHGSDGGAREKELTGDDLEVSYFEGEEIETFDVIAEQLSLELPVKPLCVAACKGLCPYCGADLNAKECDCLKKEKTDPRLEKLKGFKVK is encoded by the coding sequence ATGAAGATAAAGGTCGAGGACATAAACGCAGAGGGGCTCGTCCTGGACGAAACGTTCGAGCCGTCGAGGTTTACTGCCGTGCTCGAGGGAACGGACGTGGAGCTTCAAGTTCCGCTGAAGGCAACACTTGAGTTAAGGCGCATGGGGCCGCTTATTGAGGTTAACGGCTCAATTGAAACCACAGGGGCCGCGGCCTTGTGCTCGAGATGTCTAAAGAAGTATTCCTTTGACGTAAAGGCCGTCTTTCGTAGCCGTCTCATACATGGCAGCGATGGCGGGGCAAGGGAAAAGGAACTTACGGGAGACGACCTGGAGGTTTCGTACTTCGAGGGTGAGGAGATAGAGACCTTCGACGTTATCGCCGAGCAGCTTTCCCTCGAGCTTCCGGTAAAGCCGCTTTGCGTGGCCGCTTGCAAGGGGCTTTGTCCTTACTGCGGCGCTGATTTGAACGCGAAGGAATGCGATTGTTTGAAAAAAGAGAAGACGGACCCGAGGCTCGAGAAGCTTAAAGGGTTCAAGGTAAAATAA
- a CDS encoding chemotaxis response regulator protein-glutamate methylesterase, producing MQIKVLIVDDSNFMRKALSKLIASDPMCNVVGMASNGEECLKKLKDLSPDVVTLDVEMEGMDGLTTLKKIMDDFPTPVIMFSAHTKKGAEVTLKSLQEGAVDFMEKPSGSISMDLGAVRDELIGKLKIAAKVKPKRRTAASAPATAAEKGSVRDTLRLVDVKNSIVAIGSSTGGVQALHNIIPKLSMSLPVPVLVVQHMPPLFTKSLAESLDSDSMVTVKEAEEGDVLKPAHVYIAPGGLHMTVRKAKDEVCIHLDKHPENELLRPSVDVMFRSVASVYGKNTLAIVLTGMGNDGTSGMKELKAKGALSIAQSEATCVVYGMPKFIVDQGMADIVLPINMVADQIESAVKARGQGV from the coding sequence ATGCAAATAAAGGTGCTTATAGTAGACGATTCGAATTTCATGAGGAAGGCGTTAAGCAAGCTTATCGCCTCCGATCCCATGTGCAATGTCGTTGGCATGGCCTCTAACGGCGAGGAGTGCCTTAAAAAACTGAAGGACCTCTCTCCAGACGTCGTGACGCTCGATGTCGAGATGGAGGGCATGGACGGGCTTACAACACTTAAGAAGATAATGGACGACTTTCCGACGCCCGTTATCATGTTCTCAGCGCATACGAAAAAGGGCGCGGAGGTAACGCTTAAGTCCTTGCAGGAGGGCGCCGTTGATTTCATGGAGAAGCCTTCGGGCTCCATATCCATGGACCTTGGCGCCGTAAGGGACGAGCTTATAGGCAAGCTCAAGATAGCGGCAAAGGTAAAGCCCAAGCGCAGGACCGCTGCCTCGGCTCCGGCGACCGCTGCGGAGAAGGGCTCGGTTCGCGATACGCTTCGGCTAGTGGACGTTAAAAACAGTATCGTTGCCATAGGCTCTTCAACAGGCGGCGTACAGGCCCTTCATAACATAATACCCAAGCTATCCATGTCGCTTCCGGTGCCTGTGCTCGTTGTTCAGCACATGCCGCCGCTCTTTACCAAATCCCTTGCCGAGAGCCTGGATTCAGACAGCATGGTGACTGTCAAGGAAGCGGAGGAAGGCGACGTGCTAAAGCCGGCGCACGTCTACATAGCTCCGGGCGGTCTTCACATGACAGTGAGAAAGGCAAAGGACGAAGTCTGCATACACCTGGATAAGCATCCTGAGAACGAGCTTCTAAGGCCAAGTGTGGACGTGATGTTTCGCTCCGTTGCTTCCGTGTACGGGAAAAATACACTTGCGATAGTGCTAACCGGCATGGGCAACGACGGCACGTCCGGGATGAAGGAACTCAAGGCAAAGGGCGCGCTCTCGATTGCGCAGTCCGAGGCAACGTGCGTTGTCTACGGTATGCCGAAGTTCATCGTTGACCAGGGGATGGCCGATATCGTGCTGCCTATAAACATGGTAGCCGACCAGATAGAGAGCGCTGTAAAGGCCAGAGGCCAGGGAGTATAG
- a CDS encoding ATP-binding protein, with protein MINLRNFKIGEQMVFIIMLAFLVGFSAIYIVYRIHYMEATRTTLLAHVEDTKKEFEHHQHEVFDSLMVALDILEHDKRTIELFKARDRAGLHAYLNSGFTDIKGRYGISLFYFIEPDGRVFLRVHNKELHGDKAHGAFFDEVMRTGKAAAGFSLGRSGYAYRVAKPLKAGDKVIGYIELGHDIVRLVKHLNIPEYSAVGVTVSKEMINKDYWATGYKPNLGGYEWSTLDHYAVVSTQLRSEGSVEEDSVLKECFKETNIDVFSKKPAFEYLKDGDEGQKYYCYGFPIVNVATGANEGTFVGVSDMKKKLALTAGLAKTLLYAMLFPVMVSILLVWLLIKVSISTPIERLFSAAKSFAAGDFSTRIPVKGNDEMAELAVEMNDMASQIAIYKTNMELLVDMRTEELRTANQETLEASAMLKEAYDKLEKHQGELEEAFRELEKVNAELKGLERLKSDFLQTISHELRSPLTPILGYLEIMRDGDVGEFSEVQKDVINEMFMCGRNLQLVLDELLEAASIQAGRIFLNVQHVDMKNVLGDVISDIMKYANENQIVVEKDLGAAPLYVDGDPKRLYEIVTHLLRNAVKFSRKGGKVTVKASAGATGIEMMIKDEGIGISPERLTKIFDAFYQIDSSSARFYEGVGLGLFLVRKLLDLHNGRIRVESVETKGTTFYVFIPYKISN; from the coding sequence ATGATTAATCTACGGAACTTTAAAATAGGCGAGCAGATGGTCTTTATTATCATGCTCGCGTTCCTGGTCGGGTTTTCCGCCATTTACATAGTCTATCGCATCCATTACATGGAGGCCACGCGGACAACGCTGCTCGCTCATGTCGAAGACACGAAGAAAGAGTTCGAGCATCATCAGCACGAGGTGTTCGACTCGCTTATGGTAGCGCTCGATATCCTCGAGCACGATAAGCGCACCATCGAGTTGTTCAAGGCTCGCGACAGAGCAGGGCTTCATGCGTACCTGAACTCCGGCTTTACGGACATTAAGGGGCGTTATGGGATATCTCTTTTTTATTTCATAGAGCCCGATGGTCGCGTGTTTTTGCGCGTCCATAATAAGGAATTGCACGGCGATAAGGCGCATGGCGCGTTTTTCGATGAGGTGATGCGTACCGGCAAGGCCGCAGCTGGGTTTTCGCTTGGCAGGTCGGGGTACGCGTACCGCGTTGCCAAGCCGCTTAAAGCGGGCGATAAGGTCATAGGCTATATCGAGCTTGGCCACGATATCGTAAGGCTTGTAAAGCACCTTAACATACCCGAGTACAGCGCCGTTGGCGTGACTGTTTCCAAGGAGATGATAAACAAGGATTATTGGGCAACGGGGTATAAGCCGAACCTCGGGGGCTACGAATGGAGCACCCTTGACCATTATGCCGTTGTTTCGACGCAGCTTCGCAGCGAAGGAAGCGTTGAGGAAGACTCGGTATTAAAGGAGTGCTTCAAGGAAACGAACATCGACGTCTTTTCCAAGAAACCTGCGTTCGAATACCTCAAGGACGGCGATGAGGGGCAAAAGTATTATTGCTACGGCTTCCCGATAGTGAATGTTGCGACCGGCGCAAACGAGGGAACTTTCGTAGGCGTAAGCGATATGAAGAAGAAGCTCGCGCTTACTGCCGGGCTCGCCAAGACGCTGCTCTATGCCATGTTATTCCCGGTCATGGTGTCCATACTGCTCGTATGGCTGCTGATAAAAGTGTCCATATCGACACCTATAGAAAGGCTCTTTAGCGCTGCCAAGAGCTTTGCAGCCGGGGATTTCTCAACCCGAATACCTGTCAAAGGCAATGACGAGATGGCAGAGCTTGCCGTGGAAATGAACGATATGGCAAGTCAGATAGCCATTTATAAGACCAATATGGAGCTTTTGGTAGACATGCGCACAGAGGAGCTCAGGACCGCGAACCAGGAGACACTGGAAGCGAGCGCGATGCTCAAGGAGGCGTACGATAAGCTCGAGAAGCATCAGGGCGAGCTTGAAGAGGCGTTTAGAGAGCTCGAGAAGGTTAACGCCGAACTTAAGGGGCTCGAGAGACTCAAGAGCGATTTCCTCCAGACCATATCGCACGAGCTTAGAAGCCCGCTTACTCCCATCCTCGGCTACCTCGAGATAATGAGGGACGGCGATGTCGGCGAGTTTAGCGAGGTGCAAAAGGACGTTATAAACGAGATGTTCATGTGCGGCCGTAACTTGCAGCTTGTTCTTGACGAGCTTCTCGAGGCCGCGTCAATACAGGCAGGAAGGATATTCTTGAACGTCCAGCACGTTGACATGAAGAACGTTCTTGGCGATGTGATAAGCGATATAATGAAGTACGCAAACGAGAACCAGATAGTAGTCGAAAAAGACCTCGGGGCGGCGCCGCTTTACGTCGACGGAGATCCGAAGCGGCTCTACGAGATAGTGACGCATCTTCTAAGAAACGCGGTGAAGTTTAGCCGCAAGGGCGGCAAGGTCACAGTAAAGGCAAGTGCCGGCGCTACCGGTATCGAGATGATGATAAAGGACGAGGGTATCGGCATAAGCCCCGAAAGGCTTACGAAGATATTCGACGCCTTCTATCAGATAGATTCCTCTTCCGCGAGGTTCTACGAGGGTGTTGGGCTGGGGCTTTTCCTCGTGCGTAAGCTCCTTGATCTTCATAACGGCAGGATAAGGGTTGAGAGTGTAGAGACAAAGGGCACGACTTTCTATGTGTTCATACCATATAAAATTTCGAATTAA
- a CDS encoding response regulator, translated as MRKIIVVDDDKYMRKLLATILQTEGYDVMTVDNGADAVRQIALDPPALLILDYMMPGTTGVDVMREVKRNHPDVDIIVVTGHGNEKLAVEIMKLGASDYLQKPFRKKELLDSVHRVLGARVEYDKQIQGAKLLIVDDDKALTNFMKSALSGIGSIEAVNDPNAALALLNNCSYDVMICDIYMPYMDGIELLKRSKVVQPTLDVMVITSSDEMQKVRDAVKSGASDYIKKPFTQEVLREAVGDILLSRQKRVFDSLKKNFLFQELKEAERAEFLREIVEALIMALEARDPYTKGHSERVTEYSMIIGVEMGLTKDLLTTIRHSARLHDLGKIGTEDHHLYKMGALTSDEKNQVARHPELGSVILKSIRLLEDYIPGVRHHHERYDGKGYPDGLRGEEIPLIARIISVADAFDAMLSSRPYRKAMKIDDAVDQLQKFKGVQFDPVVVDALLNAIGSDAVRAIIEKAAAHA; from the coding sequence ATGAGAAAGATTATTGTAGTAGACGACGATAAGTACATGCGTAAGCTCCTCGCTACCATTTTGCAGACCGAGGGCTATGACGTAATGACCGTTGATAACGGCGCCGATGCCGTAAGGCAGATTGCCCTGGACCCGCCAGCGCTTCTTATTCTCGATTACATGATGCCAGGCACAACCGGGGTCGACGTGATGCGCGAGGTCAAGCGCAATCACCCTGATGTCGACATCATAGTCGTTACCGGGCACGGAAATGAAAAGCTCGCCGTCGAGATAATGAAGCTTGGCGCCTCCGACTACCTGCAAAAGCCGTTTAGGAAGAAGGAGCTTCTTGATTCCGTCCACCGCGTTCTCGGCGCGCGCGTTGAGTACGATAAGCAGATACAGGGCGCGAAGCTTCTCATAGTCGACGACGACAAGGCCCTTACGAACTTCATGAAGAGCGCTCTTTCCGGCATCGGCTCAATCGAGGCCGTGAACGATCCGAATGCCGCGCTGGCGCTACTAAATAACTGCTCCTACGACGTCATGATATGCGACATCTATATGCCCTATATGGACGGCATAGAGCTTCTCAAAAGAAGCAAGGTCGTTCAGCCAACGCTCGACGTCATGGTCATAACCTCTTCCGACGAGATGCAGAAGGTAAGGGACGCGGTCAAGAGCGGGGCCTCGGATTATATAAAGAAGCCTTTTACGCAGGAAGTGCTAAGAGAGGCTGTCGGGGATATTCTGCTTAGCAGACAAAAGCGCGTTTTCGATAGCCTTAAGAAGAACTTCCTCTTTCAGGAACTTAAGGAGGCCGAGCGGGCCGAGTTTTTGAGGGAAATAGTCGAGGCGCTGATTATGGCCCTCGAAGCAAGGGACCCGTACACAAAAGGCCATTCCGAGCGCGTAACGGAATATTCCATGATAATAGGCGTTGAGATGGGGCTTACGAAGGACTTGCTCACTACAATCCGCCATTCGGCGCGTCTTCACGATTTAGGCAAGATAGGCACCGAGGACCATCACTTATACAAGATGGGCGCGCTTACGAGCGACGAAAAAAACCAGGTCGCCAGGCACCCGGAACTCGGCTCCGTCATACTTAAGTCCATACGGCTTCTTGAGGATTATATCCCGGGAGTGAGGCACCATCACGAGCGTTATGACGGCAAAGGGTATCCCGACGGGTTAAGGGGCGAGGAGATACCGCTTATAGCAAGGATAATATCGGTTGCCGACGCATTCGACGCGATGCTTTCTTCGCGGCCTTACAGAAAGGCGATGAAGATAGATGACGCGGTCGACCAGCTTCAGAAGTTCAAGGGCGTGCAGTTCGACCCGGTGGTGGTTGACGCGCTTTTGAACGCCATAGGGAGCGATGCCGTGCGCGCGATAATAGAAAAGGCGGCGGCGCACGCCTAG
- a CDS encoding ParA family protein: MAKVIAIGNQKGGCGKTTTSVNLSAALTILGKRVLLIDMDPQGNSSVTFGVNIEDLPVSISDILLDDALDFKYAIFKRGNLHLSPSNPTLNYAEDRLRDMTGRVERLRRKIDTVRADYDYVIIDCPPNIGLLTTNALVASDWIIVPVDTGFYSLIGIRQFLARIEDVREINSSLKLMGILVTRFSDRNVLSVDVLKTVRKSFPDSVFKTVIRNDVKLAESPGHLKSIFEHSLRGRGSEDYLNLAEEVMACAKRRAG; encoded by the coding sequence GTGGCCAAGGTCATAGCCATAGGCAACCAGAAGGGCGGGTGCGGCAAGACCACTACGTCCGTTAACCTTTCCGCCGCCCTTACGATACTTGGTAAGCGGGTGCTCTTAATCGACATGGACCCGCAGGGCAATTCCTCCGTAACTTTCGGAGTGAACATAGAAGACCTGCCCGTGTCCATATCGGATATCCTGCTTGACGATGCCCTGGATTTCAAGTACGCGATATTCAAGAGAGGGAACCTGCATCTTTCTCCTTCGAACCCGACGCTTAATTACGCCGAGGACAGGCTTCGCGACATGACCGGGCGGGTCGAGAGGCTAAGGCGAAAGATAGACACGGTTCGCGCTGATTACGATTATGTCATTATAGACTGTCCTCCGAATATAGGGCTTCTTACAACCAACGCCCTTGTTGCGAGCGACTGGATAATCGTGCCGGTCGATACGGGCTTTTATTCGCTGATAGGGATACGGCAGTTTCTTGCAAGGATAGAGGACGTGCGCGAGATCAACTCATCGCTTAAGCTGATGGGCATACTCGTGACGAGATTTAGTGACAGAAACGTGCTCTCGGTAGACGTGCTAAAGACCGTGAGAAAGTCGTTCCCTGATTCGGTCTTCAAGACGGTCATAAGAAACGACGTGAAGCTTGCGGAGTCACCTGGGCACCTTAAAAGCATATTCGAGCACAGCTTAAGGGGCAGGGGTTCCGAGGATTATTTAAATCTTGCCGAGGAGGTAATGGCATGCGCAAAAAGAAGAGCGGGCTAA
- a CDS encoding chemotaxis protein CheW, translating into MKIQVAQKERASAVIKKFVTLGLGKEKYGIEVSRAKEIIARYDIVPLPKTPEFIEGMISLRGEIIPVVDLRKRFSLTSKGRDADTRIIVIELHDFTIGIQVDKVFEVLKLSEDDIEPPPPLVSGLKTEYIEGVAEVKNVLITILNLDEIFSTTEKLVLGAIEGEGQEDEEEEEEARPVKTAKAASPEAEEEKEEGPAEIQTRSAVVNGEGMIEVRGKTYFVGKKFKGQEVTLKEDGGKLLVISGTSLFKEFDV; encoded by the coding sequence ATGAAAATTCAGGTGGCGCAAAAGGAAAGGGCATCGGCCGTTATAAAGAAGTTCGTCACCCTCGGCCTTGGAAAAGAAAAGTACGGCATCGAGGTCAGCCGTGCTAAAGAGATAATCGCAAGATACGACATCGTGCCTCTTCCGAAAACTCCCGAGTTCATCGAGGGCATGATATCGCTAAGGGGAGAGATAATCCCGGTTGTTGACTTAAGAAAGCGGTTTTCTCTTACATCCAAGGGACGCGATGCCGATACAAGGATAATAGTAATCGAACTCCATGATTTTACGATAGGCATACAGGTGGACAAGGTGTTCGAGGTATTGAAGCTCTCCGAGGACGACATAGAGCCGCCGCCCCCGCTTGTCTCGGGATTAAAGACCGAGTACATAGAGGGAGTAGCCGAGGTAAAGAACGTCCTTATAACGATACTCAACCTCGATGAAATATTCTCCACAACCGAGAAGCTCGTGCTTGGCGCCATAGAGGGCGAAGGGCAGGAGGATGAAGAAGAGGAAGAAGAGGCAAGGCCCGTGAAAACGGCCAAGGCCGCTTCGCCGGAAGCCGAAGAGGAAAAAGAAGAAGGCCCGGCAGAGATACAGACCAGGAGCGCTGTAGTAAATGGCGAGGGAATGATAGAAGTGCGCGGCAAGACGTATTTTGTTGGAAAGAAGTTCAAGGGCCAGGAGGTGACTCTTAAAGAGGACGGCGGCAAGCTCCTTGTCATATCCGGGACCTCGCTCTTTAAAGAGTTCGACGTATAG